A genomic region of Methylobacterium durans contains the following coding sequences:
- a CDS encoding peptide ABC transporter permease — protein sequence MSRASNTTVDPALDAAALLRRVGFFGLFVIIPVVAQVGRRATVVLTPIAIVLLILASALDGRQRPLRPAISALVRSPAFLAGSLVILWAALSLAWTPFLGSAAERVLNLLATILLTLAGYLALPDRMRSANLYLLPLGVTAGGIVAVMIGLFGDALVRSGAEDDQILDRGLIMLALLVWPAIAWLRSRHRDREALVTALIVAAAIAASPKATQIIALTIGAAAFLLTTVSPRIGVAVTAGITAALLALAPLIPFVGRPIGATLLGSGHPGVLSLKAWQKVVTSEPVRLVTGHGFETALRGRAYNLLPGNAPSTMLFELWYELGIVGALAAAYALYISIHRIGRDAPALAPGAMAAIATAYTIACIGIGLAVMWWFTTLTVAILVFVSIQRGQFRSRRPKISLLRRIREDREAGAA from the coding sequence ATGTCGCGCGCGTCCAACACCACTGTCGATCCCGCGCTCGATGCGGCGGCGCTCCTGCGCCGCGTCGGGTTCTTCGGCCTGTTCGTGATCATCCCGGTCGTCGCACAGGTCGGCCGCCGCGCGACCGTCGTGCTGACGCCGATCGCCATCGTGCTGCTGATCCTCGCGAGCGCCCTCGACGGGCGCCAGCGCCCGCTGAGACCGGCGATCTCCGCGCTCGTGCGCTCGCCCGCCTTCCTGGCGGGCTCCCTCGTGATCCTGTGGGCAGCGCTGTCGCTCGCCTGGACGCCGTTCCTCGGCTCCGCCGCCGAGCGCGTGCTCAACCTTCTGGCGACGATCCTGCTGACGCTCGCGGGGTACCTCGCCCTGCCGGACAGGATGCGCTCGGCAAACCTCTACCTGCTGCCCCTCGGCGTCACCGCGGGCGGCATCGTGGCGGTCATGATCGGATTGTTCGGGGATGCCCTGGTCCGGAGCGGCGCGGAGGACGACCAGATCCTCGATCGCGGCCTGATCATGCTGGCGCTGCTCGTCTGGCCCGCCATCGCCTGGCTGCGCTCGCGGCACCGAGACCGGGAGGCGCTGGTCACCGCGCTGATCGTGGCCGCGGCCATAGCCGCCTCGCCTAAGGCGACGCAGATCATCGCCCTCACGATCGGCGCCGCCGCGTTCCTGCTGACGACCGTCAGCCCGCGCATCGGTGTCGCCGTCACGGCCGGGATCACGGCCGCGCTCCTCGCGCTCGCTCCGCTGATCCCCTTCGTCGGACGGCCGATCGGAGCGACGCTGCTCGGATCGGGGCATCCGGGCGTGCTCTCGCTCAAGGCGTGGCAGAAGGTGGTCACCTCCGAGCCGGTCCGGCTCGTCACCGGTCACGGCTTCGAGACGGCTCTGCGCGGGCGCGCTTACAACCTGCTGCCTGGGAATGCGCCGAGTACGATGCTGTTCGAGCTGTGGTACGAACTCGGCATCGTCGGGGCCCTGGCGGCGGCCTACGCCCTCTACATCTCGATCCACCGGATCGGGCGGGACGCCCCGGCCCTGGCGCCGGGTGCGATGGCGGCCATCGCCACCGCCTACACGATCGCCTGCATCGGCATCGGGCTCGCCGTGATGTGGTGGTTCACGACGCTGACCGTGGCGATCCTCGTCTTCGTCTCGATCCAGCGGGGCCAGTTCCGCTCGCGCCGGCCCAAGATAAGCCTCCTGCGGCGCATCCGCGAGGATCGCGAGGCGGGCGCGGCTTGA
- a CDS encoding metallopeptidase family protein gives MSALDAAKAPSLAEIEELAVSAFERLPDAFRRLSAGVQILVDDFPDEETLTEMQCESEFDLLGLFRGVGLAQSGEVATGQMPNMVWLYRRPLLDYWAEHDETLGHLVTHVLVHEIGHHFGLSDADMEAIEAAADAS, from the coding sequence GTGAGCGCACTCGACGCCGCCAAGGCCCCGAGCCTCGCCGAGATCGAGGAACTCGCCGTCTCCGCCTTCGAGCGCCTGCCGGACGCATTCCGCAGGCTGAGTGCGGGCGTGCAGATTCTCGTCGACGATTTTCCCGACGAGGAGACGCTGACCGAGATGCAGTGCGAGAGCGAGTTCGACCTGCTCGGGTTGTTCCGCGGCGTGGGGCTCGCACAATCCGGCGAGGTCGCGACGGGGCAGATGCCAAACATGGTCTGGCTCTATCGGAGGCCGCTCCTCGATTACTGGGCGGAGCACGACGAGACCCTCGGCCATCTCGTCACCCATGTCCTCGTTCACGAGATCGGCCACCATTTCGGCCTCTCCGACGCCGACATGGAGGCGATCGAGGCGGCCGCCGACGCGTCCTGA
- a CDS encoding DUF2937 family protein, whose protein sequence is MFRVLRTLGLALGLLGGIVAAQGPEFAQQYAQRLGGAVDELRRSVESFESDARATGNSRDGAVDRLRTNSDALVARRGEAARADIHRLAQLSAQQQALREATSPLGRLAAVIRDPDMAIASATYQAYQPAVPTTADGIVAGLIGFLAAWGGWRVLSDVGGRAIRRRPRTEATTA, encoded by the coding sequence GTGTTTCGTGTCCTTCGCACGCTCGGCTTGGCCCTGGGCCTCCTCGGCGGCATCGTCGCGGCGCAGGGACCGGAATTCGCCCAGCAATACGCCCAGAGGCTCGGCGGCGCGGTGGACGAGTTGCGCCGGAGCGTCGAGAGCTTCGAATCCGATGCTCGCGCCACGGGCAACAGCCGCGACGGGGCGGTCGACCGCCTGCGCACCAATTCGGACGCCCTCGTCGCCCGGCGCGGCGAGGCGGCGCGCGCCGACATCCACCGCCTCGCCCAACTCAGCGCGCAGCAGCAGGCCCTTCGCGAGGCGACGAGCCCGCTCGGCCGGCTCGCGGCCGTGATCCGCGATCCCGACATGGCGATCGCTTCGGCGACCTATCAGGCCTATCAACCGGCCGTCCCGACGACGGCCGATGGCATCGTGGCCGGCCTCATCGGCTTCCTGGCGGCGTGGGGCGGCTGGCGCGTCCTGTCCGACGTCGGGGGGCGCGCAATCCGGCGGCGCCCACGCACCGAGGCCACGACCGCCTGA
- the argB gene encoding acetylglutamate kinase: MTDLPNVHVRAEVLAQALPHMQRYDQEIVVIKYGGHAMGDRAAAEDFAEDVVLLEQSGLKPIVVHGGGPQIGRMLERLGIQSEFRGGLRVTDEPTVEVVEMVLAGSINKQIVGWISAEGGRAIGLCGKDGNMVRAKRAMRTVKDPESQVEKALDLGLVGEPDHVERGVLDAVLKAELIPVLAPVAYGADGQTYNVNADTFAGAIAGALRAKRLLLLTDVPGVLDKDKNLIPELTVEDCRRLIADGTITGGMIPKVETCIYAIDQGVEAVVILDGKVNHAVLLELFTDYGAGTLIRRR; encoded by the coding sequence ATGACCGATCTTCCGAACGTGCACGTGCGTGCCGAAGTCCTGGCCCAGGCCCTGCCGCACATGCAGCGCTACGATCAGGAGATCGTGGTCATCAAGTACGGCGGCCACGCCATGGGCGATCGTGCGGCGGCCGAGGACTTCGCGGAGGACGTCGTTCTCCTGGAGCAATCCGGCCTGAAGCCGATCGTCGTGCATGGCGGCGGTCCGCAGATCGGCCGGATGCTGGAGCGGCTCGGCATCCAGTCGGAGTTCCGCGGCGGCCTGCGCGTCACGGACGAACCCACCGTCGAGGTCGTCGAGATGGTTCTCGCCGGCTCGATCAACAAGCAGATCGTCGGCTGGATCTCCGCCGAGGGCGGCCGGGCCATCGGCCTGTGCGGCAAGGACGGCAACATGGTTCGCGCCAAGCGCGCGATGCGGACCGTGAAGGATCCGGAGAGTCAGGTCGAGAAAGCCCTCGATCTCGGTCTCGTGGGCGAGCCTGACCACGTCGAGCGCGGCGTCCTCGACGCGGTGCTGAAGGCGGAGCTGATCCCCGTCCTCGCCCCGGTCGCCTACGGAGCGGACGGCCAGACCTACAACGTCAACGCCGATACCTTCGCGGGCGCCATCGCGGGGGCGCTGCGGGCGAAGCGGCTGCTGCTCCTCACCGACGTGCCGGGCGTCCTCGACAAGGACAAGAACCTGATTCCCGAACTGACCGTCGAGGATTGCAGGCGCCTCATCGCCGACGGCACCATCACGGGCGGGATGATCCCCAAGGTCGAGACCTGCATCTACGCGATTGACCAGGGCGTCGAGGCGGTCGTCATCCTCGATGGCAAGGTGAACCACGCCGTGCTGCTCGAGCTGTTCACGGATTACGGCGCCGGCACCCTTATCCGCAGGCGGTGA
- a CDS encoding response regulator, with amino-acid sequence MIPHACAAFSMSAFLEGTIETILVVEDEAIVCELAAEALSDEGYRVLTAADALEAEAILARESVDLLFTDIDLARNTNGLALAHHARRERPGLPVVYTSGGRGSLSHGEAVAQSIFVPKPYRPSDLVALTKDILRRSHPHHA; translated from the coding sequence ATGATCCCCCACGCCTGCGCTGCCTTCTCCATGTCCGCCTTCCTCGAGGGCACCATCGAAACCATCCTCGTCGTCGAGGACGAGGCGATCGTCTGCGAACTCGCCGCCGAGGCGCTCTCGGATGAGGGCTACCGGGTATTGACCGCGGCGGACGCGCTCGAGGCCGAGGCGATCCTGGCGCGCGAGAGCGTCGACCTGCTCTTCACCGATATCGATCTGGCTCGCAACACGAACGGTCTTGCCCTCGCCCACCACGCCCGCCGGGAGCGCCCGGGCCTGCCGGTGGTGTACACGTCGGGCGGTCGCGGGAGCCTTTCGCACGGCGAAGCCGTTGCGCAATCGATCTTCGTTCCGAAGCCCTATCGTCCGAGCGACCTTGTCGCCCTGACGAAGGACATCCTTCGCCGCAGCCATCCCCACCACGCCTGA
- a CDS encoding MOSC domain-containing protein has protein sequence MAQRPTLHLSALYRYPVKGLSPEPLDAASLETSGYFPGDRLYAIENGPSGFNTVAPRHLPKIKYLMLMRDEALAQLRTRYDDATATLHVEGGGERFAAELATAEGRAALEDFLRRFMPGSLRGEPRVLTAPEQYRFTDSRTGFVSIINLASVRAVEAMLDRPVDPLRFRGNLLVEGLEPWAELGIVGALLEAPDGVRLRVTKRTERCAATNVDPVTGQRDLEIPWTLDRHLGHRDCGVYAEIVAGGTLRVGDALTVIG, from the coding sequence ATGGCTCAGCGACCGACCCTCCACCTGTCCGCCCTCTACCGCTACCCGGTGAAGGGCCTCAGTCCGGAACCGCTCGATGCGGCGAGCCTGGAAACGAGCGGCTACTTTCCCGGCGACCGGCTCTACGCCATCGAGAACGGCCCGTCCGGCTTCAATACAGTGGCGCCGCGCCACCTGCCCAAGATCAAGTACCTGATGCTGATGCGGGACGAGGCACTGGCACAGCTCCGGACGCGCTACGACGACGCGACGGCGACGCTCCATGTCGAGGGCGGCGGCGAGCGCTTCGCGGCGGAACTCGCGACCGCGGAGGGCCGCGCCGCTCTGGAGGATTTCCTACGCCGGTTCATGCCCGGGTCGCTCCGCGGTGAGCCGCGCGTGCTGACGGCTCCGGAGCAGTACCGCTTCACCGATTCCCGGACCGGTTTCGTATCGATCATCAATCTCGCCAGCGTGCGAGCGGTCGAGGCGATGCTCGATCGACCCGTCGATCCGCTGCGCTTCCGCGGCAACCTGCTCGTGGAGGGGCTGGAACCCTGGGCCGAGCTCGGCATAGTCGGCGCTCTGCTCGAAGCCCCGGACGGCGTGCGCCTCCGGGTGACGAAGCGAACCGAGCGCTGTGCCGCCACGAATGTCGATCCGGTGACCGGGCAACGCGATCTTGAGATCCCCTGGACCCTCGACCGGCATCTCGGCCATCGCGATTGCGGCGTCTACGCGGAGATCGTCGCGGGCGGCACATTGCGGGTGGGCGACGCCCTCACCGTGATCGGCTGA
- a CDS encoding DUF2939 domain-containing protein, whose translation MRWWYVPILLALAWFGFTLTPLVSLYGLARAVEAGDVDYVDRHVNFRSLRLSLVRQTTNAARTALNESGDLDPREQQKLNEAAVGLALALAETMVTAKTVVDLLDDGWPESLDVPKETDAGAASGLRIEGLGRLAAYYLATEMRGFRTVVIAVPPEAPRARQFKIRLRLRGFVWRLVDIEVTEDLRAQMAQKLARTLARMRAGDRTKEPVAQ comes from the coding sequence ATGCGTTGGTGGTACGTCCCCATCCTCCTCGCCCTGGCCTGGTTCGGATTCACGCTGACGCCCCTCGTCTCGCTCTATGGCCTCGCCCGGGCCGTGGAGGCGGGCGACGTCGACTACGTGGACCGTCATGTGAATTTCCGTTCGCTCCGGCTCTCGCTCGTGCGGCAGACCACGAACGCCGCGCGGACGGCGCTGAACGAGAGCGGCGACCTCGATCCGCGGGAACAGCAGAAGCTCAACGAGGCGGCCGTCGGGCTCGCGCTCGCGCTGGCCGAGACCATGGTGACCGCCAAGACGGTGGTCGATCTCCTCGACGACGGCTGGCCCGAGAGCCTCGACGTGCCGAAGGAGACGGATGCCGGCGCTGCCTCGGGCCTGCGCATCGAGGGGCTCGGGCGACTCGCCGCCTACTATCTCGCCACCGAGATGCGGGGATTCCGAACCGTCGTCATCGCGGTTCCGCCCGAGGCACCGCGCGCGCGGCAATTCAAGATCCGCCTGCGCCTGCGCGGGTTCGTCTGGCGACTCGTCGACATCGAGGTGACGGAGGATCTGCGCGCTCAGATGGCGCAGAAGCTCGCCCGGACGCTCGCCCGCATGCGGGCGGGCGACAGGACGAAGGAACCGGTGGCGCAGTAG
- a CDS encoding YoaK family protein → MKRSSQLAYGLVLTATAGYVDALGFVRLGGLYTSFMSGNTTQFSVALGHGEWRHAILPCLLVGMFLIGSVLGSGLSLVVPARWATPVVLTFEALAVLGALSLGIATPDLGLAALFMALAMGAQNAVLVQVQGFRAGTTFVTGALFSLGQKIALALTGRGPRYGWVGDGAVWLALLCGALGGAVAYGSFGLLALILPAAVTSAFAVSAALHSALRPVEKTA, encoded by the coding sequence ATGAAGCGTTCCTCGCAGCTGGCGTACGGGCTCGTGCTGACGGCGACCGCGGGCTACGTCGATGCCCTCGGCTTCGTCCGGCTCGGCGGCCTCTACACCTCGTTCATGAGCGGCAACACCACGCAGTTCTCGGTCGCGCTCGGGCACGGCGAGTGGCGCCACGCGATCCTGCCCTGCCTGCTGGTCGGCATGTTCCTGATCGGGAGCGTGCTCGGGAGCGGCCTCTCGCTGGTGGTGCCGGCCCGCTGGGCGACGCCCGTGGTCCTCACCTTCGAGGCGCTGGCCGTTCTCGGCGCCCTGTCGCTGGGCATCGCTACCCCGGACCTCGGCCTCGCCGCGCTCTTCATGGCACTCGCCATGGGGGCACAGAACGCCGTTCTCGTGCAGGTCCAGGGCTTCAGGGCCGGCACCACTTTCGTGACGGGTGCGTTGTTCAGCCTCGGTCAGAAGATCGCGCTGGCCCTGACGGGACGGGGGCCACGCTACGGCTGGGTCGGAGACGGCGCCGTGTGGCTCGCGCTTCTCTGCGGCGCGCTGGGCGGTGCGGTCGCCTACGGCTCCTTCGGGCTCCTCGCCCTCATCTTGCCCGCAGCGGTCACGAGCGCATTTGCCGTTTCCGCTGCCCTTCACAGCGCGCTCAGACCGGTGGAAAAGACCGCCTGA
- a CDS encoding WD40 repeat domain-containing protein, which produces MSATAAPSLTSNVAPIEAGAHVTAAHWLKDTLGLALGDGSVVLRRESGIERVAAHPDGAILVAAGDSGRLVTGGDNGRIVEIRADGRLTEIATAKGGAWIDALAVHPDGGTAWSAGRQVVARDAKGRERTLTAPSSARGLAFAPKGYRLAVSHYNGASLWYPNHETPPEMIEWKGSHIDVTWSPDGRFVVTTMQENALHGWRLQPDRGHMRMSGYPAKVRSTSWSADGNWLATSGAEAAIVWPFDSKEGPTGKAPRECGVRPARVSRVAFHPKALVLAIGYEDGCILLVRFTDASELLVRQAVKGSGVSALAWNARGGRLAFGCADGQAGLLTLPG; this is translated from the coding sequence ATGTCCGCGACAGCCGCCCCTTCCCTCACGAGCAACGTCGCACCGATCGAGGCGGGGGCACACGTCACCGCGGCCCACTGGCTCAAGGACACGCTGGGCTTGGCGCTGGGCGACGGCAGCGTAGTCCTTCGGCGCGAGTCCGGCATCGAGCGCGTCGCCGCCCACCCGGACGGCGCGATCCTCGTCGCAGCGGGCGATTCCGGGCGCCTCGTGACGGGCGGCGACAACGGCCGCATCGTCGAGATCCGGGCGGACGGTCGTCTCACGGAAATCGCGACGGCGAAGGGCGGAGCCTGGATCGACGCGCTCGCCGTCCATCCCGACGGCGGAACCGCTTGGTCCGCCGGGCGGCAGGTCGTGGCGCGGGACGCCAAGGGCCGGGAGCGGACCCTCACTGCGCCGTCCAGCGCCCGCGGCCTCGCTTTCGCGCCGAAGGGCTATCGTCTCGCGGTGTCGCACTACAACGGCGCGAGCCTCTGGTATCCGAACCACGAGACGCCGCCCGAGATGATCGAGTGGAAAGGCTCGCACATCGACGTGACATGGTCGCCGGACGGGCGTTTCGTGGTCACCACCATGCAGGAGAATGCCCTGCACGGCTGGCGCCTGCAGCCGGACCGGGGACACATGCGCATGTCCGGCTACCCGGCCAAGGTCCGTTCGACCTCTTGGTCGGCCGACGGGAACTGGCTCGCCACGAGCGGGGCCGAGGCCGCGATCGTCTGGCCCTTCGACTCCAAGGAAGGGCCGACCGGCAAGGCGCCGCGCGAGTGCGGCGTGCGCCCGGCCCGGGTCTCGCGGGTCGCGTTCCATCCGAAGGCGCTGGTGCTCGCCATCGGTTACGAGGACGGCTGCATTCTGCTCGTGCGCTTCACGGACGCGTCCGAACTTCTGGTCAGGCAGGCCGTGAAAGGCAGCGGCGTCTCGGCGCTCGCCTGGAACGCGCGCGGCGGCCGCCTCGCTTTCGGCTGTGCGGACGGGCAGGCGGGGCTCCTCACGCTGCCGGGCTGA
- a CDS encoding photosystem reaction center subunit H, with protein MKRLTLLPLLLLAVPAEAACDIKGIGLEDQIAKKSELRESANKQTVRDLRTLRDAAIVLDAYKYGAECERLVEIVKALAANPEKAIEQGGDTDEEKAESVEETREPKGPPVAAESAKDPAKAR; from the coding sequence ATGAAACGCCTCACGCTCCTTCCCCTCCTCCTGCTCGCCGTCCCGGCCGAGGCTGCCTGCGACATCAAAGGGATCGGGCTGGAGGACCAGATCGCGAAGAAGAGCGAATTGCGCGAGAGCGCGAACAAGCAGACGGTGCGCGACCTGCGCACCCTTCGCGATGCGGCGATCGTCCTCGATGCCTACAAGTACGGCGCCGAGTGCGAGCGCCTCGTCGAGATCGTGAAGGCCCTTGCGGCCAACCCCGAGAAGGCGATCGAGCAGGGCGGCGACACGGACGAGGAGAAGGCCGAGAGCGTCGAGGAGACGCGCGAGCCGAAGGGGCCGCCCGTGGCCGCGGAATCCGCCAAGGATCCTGCCAAGGCGCGCTGA
- a CDS encoding pyrimidine 5'-nucleotidase, with amino-acid sequence MFSPDHSHFTTTDARRFDGVDTWVFDLDNTLYPSDARVWPQVDERITLYVMRLYGLDGLSARALQKHFYHRYGTTLKALMIEDGVEPHDFLDFAHDIDHSTIKLDPALGSAIERLPGRKLILTNGSRRHAENVAAKLGILDHFEDVFDIAAADFVPKPERSTYERFLDRHGVDPRRSALFEDIARNLLVPHDLGMATVLVVPPVLDPFRERFEQEAVKEPHIDYITNDLAGFLAEQVLPEKGAGQAA; translated from the coding sequence TTGTTCTCTCCGGACCACAGCCACTTCACCACCACCGACGCGCGACGTTTCGATGGCGTCGACACCTGGGTGTTCGACCTCGACAACACGCTCTATCCGAGCGACGCGCGGGTCTGGCCGCAGGTGGACGAGCGCATCACCCTCTACGTCATGCGCCTCTACGGGCTCGATGGGCTCTCCGCCCGCGCCCTGCAGAAGCACTTCTACCATCGCTACGGGACGACCCTGAAGGCGCTGATGATCGAGGACGGGGTGGAACCGCACGACTTCCTCGATTTCGCCCACGACATCGACCACTCCACGATCAAGCTCGATCCGGCGCTGGGCAGCGCGATCGAGCGGCTTCCGGGGCGCAAGCTCATCCTGACGAACGGATCGCGCCGCCACGCGGAGAACGTCGCGGCCAAGCTCGGCATCCTCGACCATTTCGAGGATGTGTTCGACATCGCGGCCGCGGACTTCGTGCCGAAGCCGGAGCGCTCCACCTACGAGCGCTTCCTGGACCGTCACGGCGTCGATCCGCGCCGCTCTGCCCTGTTCGAGGACATCGCCCGCAACCTGCTGGTGCCGCACGATCTCGGCATGGCGACGGTGCTGGTGGTCCCGCCCGTCCTCGACCCGTTCCGCGAGCGGTTCGAGCAGGAGGCGGTCAAGGAGCCGCATATCGACTACATCACGAACGATCTCGCGGGGTTTCTCGCCGAGCAAGTGCTGCCCGAGAAGGGCGCGGGACAGGCCGCGTGA
- a CDS encoding RNA pyrophosphohydrolase yields MTNVPPAGDAEAGIDLPYRPCVGITLVNRDGLVFIGRRRKEGGPEHVSGDFSWQMPQGGIDAGEDPRAAAIRELYEETNVGEGSLRFLAEAPDWLPYDLPPDVMKQAWKGRYRGQTQKWFAFGFLGQDSEIDVERPGAGRYRSEFEDWRWAPLDDLAGLIIPFKRPVYESVIASFSGLARWHARS; encoded by the coding sequence ATGACGAATGTGCCCCCTGCCGGCGACGCGGAAGCCGGGATCGATCTGCCCTACCGGCCGTGCGTCGGCATCACCCTCGTGAACCGGGACGGGCTCGTCTTCATCGGTCGGCGTCGCAAGGAGGGCGGGCCGGAGCACGTGTCCGGAGACTTTTCCTGGCAGATGCCGCAGGGCGGGATCGATGCGGGCGAGGATCCGCGCGCTGCCGCGATCCGCGAGCTCTACGAGGAGACCAATGTTGGTGAAGGATCGCTGCGCTTCCTCGCCGAGGCGCCCGACTGGCTGCCCTACGACCTGCCGCCCGACGTGATGAAGCAGGCCTGGAAGGGGCGTTATCGCGGGCAGACGCAGAAATGGTTCGCCTTCGGCTTCCTCGGACAGGATTCCGAGATCGACGTCGAGCGGCCCGGGGCCGGGCGCTACCGCTCAGAGTTCGAGGATTGGCGCTGGGCGCCGCTCGACGACCTCGCAGGGCTCATCATTCCGTTCAAGCGCCCGGTCTACGAGAGCGTGATCGCCTCCTTCTCGGGACTCGCCAGATGGCACGCGCGGAGTTGA